The stretch of DNA TATCATATCATGCGGGAACAGGCAGTTCCGGTCAGCGAAATCCGCCAGACCGCCATTGGTGACTTGAGTATAGCAGATTGGACCAGCCGCCTGGGTCATAACAATGAGGCCGTCCGATATTGGGCAGCCATCCAATTGGGAAATCAAGCCCAAAACATCACTGACACGAGCCCATTACAGCAATGTTTAACCGATAGTATTCCTATTGTTCGCCTTGCTGCCGCTCGGGCCCTCTGCTTGATCGGCAAAGTGCAAATGGGCTTGGATTGCTTGCAACAAGAACTCTTTCACTCCGATGAATGGGTTCGGCTCGCCAGCGCACAGGTCTTGGATGAATTGGGTGAACAAGCCAGGCCCGCCCTAAGTGCCCTCCAAGGTGTGATGGCTGACCAGAATAAATATGTGGTACGGGTAGCTAATCATGCCATAAACGGCTTGATGGGGACGGAGGTGGTGGTGCCGTGAGGGCTAGGGCCATGACAGCTTCACAGCCCCAACTCGCGAACCAGCGACACAGCGACGCAGAAGACATTGACATTGACATTGACATTGAAATTGAAATTGAAATTGCCATTGACATTGCCATCGCCATTATAAACTAAAACAGAAATACCATGCAAAAAACAGTTTCTCGCCGCCACTTTCTGCGGACGGCCACGATAACAGCGGGCGTGTTTTCCATTGTTCCAAGACATGTATTGGGCAGGGGGTATACGGCACCAAGTGATCGGGTGACCCTTGGGTTCATTGGTTGTGGCCGACAGAGTAGCGGGCTATCCACCAGGTTTACCACCAGTGCTGATACCCAGATTGTAGCGGCCAGTGATGTATTCACTACCAAGTTGGAATGGTTTCAGCAGAGGGTGGCCTCTCTTTATGCCGAACATCGGGATACTCCAAATTACAACGGGGTAAAAACCTATCTGGAATACGAAGAAATGCTAGAGCGAACGGATATCGATGGCATTGTCGTCGCAACACCTGATCATTGGCATGCCATACCATCCATTGCCGCCATGAAATCCGGTAAAGATGTGTATTGCGAAAAGCCTTTCTCTCATACGATACAAGAAGGTCGGGCAATGGTCAAAGCAGCTGATAAATATGGTCGGGTATTGCAGACCGGCAGCATGCAGCGATCGAACAATAACTTCTTGCGTGCTTGCGAATTGGTGCGGAATGGCTATGTCGGCAAGATAACAAAAGTACTCGTTAATGTGGGTGACCCCGCAGTAGCCTATGACCTAAAGGCAGAACCTATGCCACCCAATTTTAATTGGGATCGATGGTGCGGACCTTCTCCCGTTGGTCCATACAACGCCTTGTTAGCGCCTACCACCAATGACATCAACTATTGGCCGCAGTGGCGCAATTACAAAGAATATGGGGGCGGTATTTTATGCGATTGGGGCGCTCATATGTTCGATATTGCTCAATGGGGCCTGGGGATGGATCATACGGGACCCGTAAAATGGATTCCGCCGCAAGACCCCAAAGCTGTCAGAGGGTTAAAAATGATATATGCCAATGGCGTAGAAATGGTACATGAAGACTTTGGCAGGGGCTGGGGCGTCCGTTTCATCGGCAACGAAGGCAGCCTGGATATCAGCCGACAATACCTTGACTCCAATCCGGAAAACATTGTTAGCGCTGAGATCAAAGCCAGCGACACCCGCCTTTATGATTCCAAAGAAAACCATTACCAGGATTGGGTATCGGCTATGAAAAACCGCACCAAACCTATTTGTCATCCTGAAATTGGTCACCGATCTGCTTCCATTTGTAATATCGCCAATATTGCCTACTGGTTGAATCGACCCCTCAATTGGGACCCTGCCAAAGAGAAGTTCGATGATGCGGAAGCTAACAAATTGCGGAAGAAAAAATACCGCAAGGGATATAAATTGTAATTAACGCTGTAAAAGAATGGCAGTTGCGTATATCGCTGATATAGAAAATATGCAGCTGCCATTGCCATTTTAATGGCCATTGAAACAACCATAACCATAGCTAAATATCCTTTCCAGAAATATTTTTTTGATTAAAAAACTATTTTTCACTTCCTTTTAGCGAAGAAAATTGTAATTTTCCGCCTGTATTTGTTTTTATATACTGAATACACAACTTTAGCTAGTTTTACTAGTAAACGAAAAACTAACAAAACAAGATTTTGGGATATTGGGTTAAAATATGCTTAATTCCTTTTTTCCGAGGCATTATTCTGTGGATTATTATGCCGCTCAGGAAAAGCAAGGACTCCAGGTGGGTTACACTTCGTCCTATTTACCTCCCTTCATCTATCTATATCAACAAACAAACAAAGGCCTCTTTAACCAAGCAGCGCCAAACGTTTAGCCTGTATTTTTTCAAACAAACAAATTCCCCTAACACGAAAGGCATTCAAGTTCATTTAATTCCAAAATGGCTGAAAATATATTGCCAGGTATCGGGAAAAATATCACAACTACGCTATGATTCACCTATTAGGCACAGTAATTATGTGCAGTTAATAGGCTAGTTATATTTAGCCAATGGCTTATGTAATTGTCAAAGTTTGTTACGCCTTATCATCAAAATCGAAACCATCGAACATTAATAATGTTCAGTCAAAGGATTGAACTTAGCAGACAGGGAATTGCAATTTTTGCAAGGAAAAATAGATTTTCTGACAATTGTTGGCGTCAGAGAACAAAGAAAATAATAGAACCGGCTATTCAACGCCGTTATCCCGTTTATGCGTTAACTGAAAATCAAAGCAATCGAATAATCAACAATCGTAAACAAGAGAAGCTAACTATTGCAATGATTACTATGCGCTTGAACAGATAGCAGATTGATTACCAAATCAATACAAACCTCAACAAGGTAAACAACCTATTGCATTTGGAAGCCGGGATTATTATTTATTTACAAATCAATTTTTTAATTTAATGGCCGGTATTATGAAACTTAGATTACATGTAGGCTTACCATTGGTTTTGCTGATGGTCTGCTTTTCTTTCTTGAGCGTGGATGCGGCATTTGCAGCTGCCATGCCCAATTATGATGGCGATACAGAAAATTTTTCTATCGCCGTTCGAACCGTAACAGGTACGGTTACCAATGCCAGCGATGGTTCGCCCTTAATTGGTGCAACCGTCTTGTTGAAAGGCACAGGTACAGGTACGGTAACCGATATTGATGGCAATTTCTCTATTGAGATCAATGAGAATGACGCCGTCTTGGTTATCTCTTATACGGGTTTTAAAGAGGTCGAAGTGGCCGTTGGTACGCAAAGTACTATTTCTGTAAGCCTGGATGAAGACACGGCTACCTTAGATGAGGTCGTCGTTATTGGTTATGGTGTACAGAAAAAGCGCGTTGTAACGGGTGCAATTGCCACCTTGGACAACGAAAAAATTAGCGCCATCCCCGTTCCTAGTGGTGTACAAGCCATGCAAGGACAAGTAGCTGGTGTTGATATTGT from Saprospiraceae bacterium encodes:
- a CDS encoding Gfo/Idh/MocA family oxidoreductase; its protein translation is MQKTVSRRHFLRTATITAGVFSIVPRHVLGRGYTAPSDRVTLGFIGCGRQSSGLSTRFTTSADTQIVAASDVFTTKLEWFQQRVASLYAEHRDTPNYNGVKTYLEYEEMLERTDIDGIVVATPDHWHAIPSIAAMKSGKDVYCEKPFSHTIQEGRAMVKAADKYGRVLQTGSMQRSNNNFLRACELVRNGYVGKITKVLVNVGDPAVAYDLKAEPMPPNFNWDRWCGPSPVGPYNALLAPTTNDINYWPQWRNYKEYGGGILCDWGAHMFDIAQWGLGMDHTGPVKWIPPQDPKAVRGLKMIYANGVEMVHEDFGRGWGVRFIGNEGSLDISRQYLDSNPENIVSAEIKASDTRLYDSKENHYQDWVSAMKNRTKPICHPEIGHRSASICNIANIAYWLNRPLNWDPAKEKFDDAEANKLRKKKYRKGYKL